The following are encoded together in the Aciduricibacillus chroicocephali genome:
- the gdh gene encoding glucose 1-dehydrogenase, with amino-acid sequence MFTDLEGKVVVITGASTGLGRAMSNRFGEEKAKVVVNYRSNKEEADTVVEEVKKAGGDAIAVKGDVTVEADVINLIETAVKEFGTLDVMINNAGIENAVESHKMPLEDWNRVIDTNLTGAFLGSREAIKYFVEHDIKGAVINMSSVHEQIPWPLFVHYAASKGGIKLMTQTLAMEYAPKGIRVNNIGPGAINTPINAEKFADPKQRADVESMIPMGYIGKPEEIANVAAWLASSQASYVTGITLFADGGMTLYPSFQAGRG; translated from the coding sequence ATGTTTACAGACTTGGAAGGTAAAGTTGTCGTTATTACAGGAGCCTCAACCGGATTGGGACGAGCAATGAGCAATCGTTTCGGAGAAGAAAAGGCTAAGGTTGTTGTGAACTATCGCAGCAATAAGGAAGAAGCCGATACAGTCGTAGAAGAAGTGAAGAAAGCCGGTGGAGATGCCATTGCTGTAAAAGGTGATGTGACTGTGGAAGCTGATGTGATCAACCTCATCGAAACAGCCGTTAAAGAATTCGGCACACTTGATGTCATGATCAATAATGCAGGCATTGAAAATGCGGTGGAATCTCATAAGATGCCGCTTGAAGATTGGAACAGAGTTATCGACACGAACTTGACAGGCGCCTTCCTCGGCAGCCGCGAAGCTATCAAATACTTTGTAGAGCATGACATCAAAGGCGCTGTTATCAATATGTCCAGCGTTCACGAACAGATTCCATGGCCATTGTTCGTTCACTATGCAGCTAGTAAAGGCGGAATCAAGCTGATGACTCAAACATTGGCAATGGAGTATGCACCAAAAGGAATTCGTGTGAATAATATCGGACCTGGTGCTATCAATACGCCGATCAACGCTGAGAAATTTGCCGATCCGAAACAGCGTGCAGATGTTGAAAGTATGATTCCAATGGGTTACATCGGAAAACCTGAAGAAATCGCCAATGTGGCAGCATGGTTGGCTTCTTCACAGGCGAGTTATGTAACAGGGATTACCCTGTTTGCGGATGGCGGTATGACACTGTATCCTTCATTCCAAGCGGGACGCGGTTGA
- the smpB gene encoding SsrA-binding protein SmpB — protein sequence MPKGLGKAIAQNKKASHDYFIEETYEAGIVLNGTEIKSVRNGRVNMKDAHARIDRRGEVQLINLHISPYEQGNRFNHDPTRSRKLLLHRKEIDKLIGLTQQQGYALVPLKMYIKNGFAKVLIGLGKGKKKYDKRDDLKQKQMKRDIDRAMKDFNR from the coding sequence ATGCCAAAAGGACTTGGCAAAGCGATTGCCCAGAACAAGAAGGCATCGCATGATTATTTTATAGAAGAAACATATGAAGCCGGCATTGTATTGAACGGTACCGAGATCAAGTCGGTCCGAAATGGACGGGTGAACATGAAGGATGCCCATGCCAGAATCGATCGCCGTGGCGAAGTTCAGCTAATTAATTTGCATATTTCACCTTATGAACAGGGTAATCGTTTCAACCACGACCCAACACGTTCACGCAAGCTGCTGCTTCATCGTAAAGAAATAGACAAATTGATTGGACTCACACAGCAGCAAGGTTATGCACTTGTACCGTTGAAAATGTACATTAAGAATGGCTTTGCAAAAGTTCTTATTGGACTTGGTAAAGGTAAGAAGAAATACGACAAGCGTGATGACCTGAAACAGAAGCAAATGAAGCGCGATATTGACCGTGCGATGAAGGATTTCAACAGATAG
- the rnr gene encoding ribonuclease R yields MSESMKDRLRTYFNENVTRPLSVGELETALEIEDADDFRELVISLNALEEDGELVRTRKDRFGLPEKMNLVRGRIQMHSKGFAFLIPDEEDAQDVYIHFTDLNSAMNSDRVLVRIDKYDAQGNRPEGTVIRILERGLHDVVGTFEDNGAFGFVIADDKRIPNDIFVPKSAMHGAVSGHKVICHITQYPEGKKSAEGEIVHILGHRNDPGIDIISIIYKNGIKIDFPDEVLQEAAGVPDEVPEKDIEGRRDLRDRQIVTIDGADAKDLDDAVTVTKLENGNYRLGVYIADVTHYVKEGSAIDEEALERGTSVYLVDRVIPMIPHRLSNGICSLNPKVNRLVIGCDMEIDSTGKVVDHEIFPGVIKTTERMTYSDVNKILVDQDEELRSKYEPLVPMFENMEGLASILRKKRMGRGAIDFDFKEAKVLVDENGKADDVIIRERSVGERLIEEFMLCANETIAEHFHWLDVPFVHRIHEDPDAGKLEKFFEFLGTLGYSVKGTANEIHPQSLQTVLEEVQNKPEEMIISKLMLRSMKQARYDVEGIGHFGLATQFYTHFTSPIRRYPDLMVHRLIRSYLFDKKLGAEDIKHWKLRLPEITRHSSERERGAVDAERETIDLKKAEFMKDKIGDEFVGVISSITNFGMFVELENTVEGLVHVSYLTDDYYHYDERSMALIGERTAKMHRIGDEVKVKVIGVNLDEHTIDFELAGTVKANKPRKPIQGKGNPNNKQSGKQGLKKKQGGNKKGKPKAKKPSKKGRN; encoded by the coding sequence ATGAGTGAATCAATGAAAGACCGACTCAGGACTTATTTTAATGAAAATGTGACACGTCCACTATCTGTTGGAGAACTGGAAACTGCTCTGGAGATTGAGGATGCAGACGATTTCCGAGAGCTTGTCATCTCTTTGAATGCGTTGGAAGAAGATGGAGAACTTGTACGAACACGCAAGGATCGTTTTGGATTGCCGGAGAAAATGAATCTCGTCCGTGGCCGCATACAAATGCATTCCAAAGGTTTTGCATTCCTCATTCCTGATGAGGAAGACGCACAGGATGTATATATTCATTTCACCGATTTGAATTCAGCGATGAACTCAGACAGAGTGCTCGTTCGAATTGACAAATACGACGCTCAAGGGAACCGTCCAGAAGGAACTGTTATCCGAATTCTTGAGCGAGGCTTGCATGATGTCGTAGGAACATTTGAGGACAATGGGGCATTCGGTTTTGTCATTGCGGATGACAAGCGGATACCAAATGATATCTTTGTTCCGAAGAGTGCCATGCACGGAGCGGTTTCCGGACATAAGGTTATCTGCCATATTACGCAGTATCCAGAAGGGAAGAAAAGTGCCGAGGGAGAAATTGTTCATATCCTTGGCCATCGCAATGATCCCGGCATCGACATTATCTCCATCATTTATAAGAATGGCATCAAGATTGACTTCCCGGATGAGGTTTTGCAGGAAGCTGCTGGTGTCCCGGATGAAGTGCCAGAAAAAGATATAGAGGGCCGCCGTGATTTGCGTGACAGACAGATTGTCACAATTGATGGTGCCGATGCGAAAGACCTTGATGATGCCGTTACTGTAACAAAATTGGAGAACGGTAACTACCGTCTTGGTGTCTATATTGCGGATGTAACTCATTATGTCAAGGAAGGGTCCGCAATTGACGAAGAAGCATTGGAGCGCGGAACGAGTGTTTATCTCGTAGACAGGGTAATTCCAATGATTCCACACCGTCTTTCTAACGGAATCTGTTCCCTTAATCCGAAAGTGAACCGTCTCGTCATAGGCTGTGATATGGAAATTGATTCAACAGGAAAAGTCGTTGATCATGAAATTTTCCCAGGCGTTATTAAGACGACGGAACGCATGACATACTCTGATGTTAACAAAATACTCGTCGACCAGGATGAGGAATTGCGTTCGAAATATGAACCGTTAGTTCCAATGTTTGAGAATATGGAGGGGCTTGCGTCAATTCTCAGAAAGAAACGAATGGGACGTGGGGCGATCGATTTCGACTTCAAAGAAGCAAAAGTACTCGTTGATGAGAATGGAAAGGCAGACGATGTCATCATTCGTGAACGTTCTGTAGGTGAGCGTCTCATTGAAGAGTTCATGCTTTGTGCGAACGAAACAATTGCTGAGCATTTCCATTGGCTGGATGTACCGTTTGTCCATAGAATTCACGAAGATCCAGACGCAGGGAAGCTGGAAAAATTCTTTGAATTCCTTGGTACACTTGGATATTCTGTCAAAGGAACAGCAAATGAAATTCACCCGCAAAGCCTACAGACGGTTTTGGAAGAAGTACAGAATAAGCCTGAAGAAATGATTATCTCCAAGCTAATGCTACGCTCTATGAAGCAGGCGCGCTATGATGTAGAAGGGATTGGCCACTTCGGTCTGGCAACACAATTCTACACGCACTTCACTTCTCCAATCCGCCGTTATCCGGATTTAATGGTGCACAGACTTATCCGTTCCTACTTGTTCGATAAGAAGCTGGGAGCAGAAGATATTAAGCATTGGAAGTTGCGACTCCCTGAAATTACCCGCCATTCATCCGAGCGTGAGCGTGGCGCTGTGGACGCGGAACGGGAAACAATTGACCTGAAGAAAGCGGAATTCATGAAAGACAAGATCGGCGATGAATTTGTCGGTGTAATCAGCTCGATTACAAACTTCGGAATGTTCGTCGAGCTTGAGAATACTGTTGAAGGACTTGTTCATGTTAGCTATCTGACTGATGATTACTATCATTATGATGAGCGTTCCATGGCCTTGATCGGTGAGCGAACAGCGAAGATGCATCGTATCGGTGACGAGGTTAAAGTAAAAGTGATCGGAGTCAATCTGGATGAACATACGATTGATTTCGAACTTGCTGGAACTGTTAAGGCAAACAAACCGCGTAAGCCCATTCAAGGAAAAGGAAATCCTAATAATAAGCAGAGCGGCAAACAAGGTTTGAAAAAGAAGCAGGGCGGCAATAAAAAGGGCAAACCGAAAGCGAAGAAGCCTAGTAAGAAAGGCCGCAATTAA
- a CDS encoding alpha/beta hydrolase, which produces MKIKHPEPFTFEAGPRAVLLLHGFTGHSADVRMLGRYLEKQGYTSHAPIYRGHGGAAEEIVEATAADWWEDVVKAYEHLHELGYEEIAVAGLSLGGVLAIKLAYSHKVKGVIPMCAPMFFDNEEQLTAGFKHYAKTYKELEGKKSEQVDSEITELMAHSRPVFQELGTFVEQVREETDSVYAPALVVQARQDKMINTKSAQYIYDHIQSDEKELKWYEQSGHVITLGPEREKLHEDIHQFLESLQWENNR; this is translated from the coding sequence ATGAAAATAAAACACCCAGAACCATTTACATTTGAAGCAGGCCCACGTGCGGTTCTACTTTTGCATGGCTTTACCGGGCATTCAGCTGATGTGCGTATGCTTGGGCGCTATTTGGAAAAGCAAGGATACACAAGTCATGCACCGATATACCGGGGCCATGGCGGCGCAGCTGAAGAGATTGTGGAAGCAACAGCAGCTGACTGGTGGGAAGATGTTGTAAAAGCATATGAGCATTTGCATGAACTTGGATATGAAGAAATTGCAGTAGCCGGTCTTTCACTTGGTGGGGTACTGGCGATAAAACTCGCATATTCACATAAGGTCAAAGGGGTCATTCCGATGTGTGCTCCGATGTTCTTTGATAATGAAGAGCAGCTGACAGCCGGGTTCAAACACTATGCGAAAACATATAAAGAACTTGAAGGCAAAAAAAGTGAGCAAGTCGATTCGGAAATCACAGAACTTATGGCGCATTCCCGTCCTGTTTTTCAAGAGCTCGGGACATTTGTGGAACAAGTGCGCGAAGAGACAGATTCCGTCTATGCCCCTGCTTTAGTCGTTCAGGCGAGGCAGGACAAAATGATTAATACAAAAAGTGCACAATATATATATGACCATATTCAGTCGGATGAAAAGGAACTGAAATGGTATGAACAATCAGGCCACGTCATTACGCTGGGCCCGGAACGCGAAAAGCTGCACGAAGATATTCACCAGTTTCTTGAAAGTCTGCAATGGGAAAATAATAGATAG
- the secG gene encoding preprotein translocase subunit SecG: MLNVVNILLIIDAIVLIVFVVLQSSKSEGLGGAISGGAEQLFGKQKARGLDYVLHRGTIVTGVLLFVLAFLSGYVLQ; the protein is encoded by the coding sequence ATGTTGAATGTTGTAAATATATTGCTCATCATTGATGCGATTGTCCTGATTGTATTTGTTGTTCTTCAGTCAAGCAAGAGTGAAGGTCTTGGGGGTGCAATTTCTGGAGGAGCCGAACAGCTTTTCGGCAAGCAGAAAGCACGTGGACTGGATTATGTGCTTCATCGCGGTACAATCGTTACTGGCGTATTGTTGTTTGTACTCGCATTTTTGAGCGGTTATGTACTTCAATAG
- a CDS encoding alpha/beta hydrolase encodes MKQSLWIQNEEGMGLHAVSWIPDGQDIKAIVQISHGLAEHIERYEPFAQFLNDHGFLVFGHDHRGHGKTGRKQNKPGYFAPEQGFNKLAEDLVHVSLCIKDEHRGIPIILLGHSMGSFIVKKALQENSHLYSGAIICGTGNENRLTTTLGKALAAGLPPEKSSPLLNKLVFGSYNKKIIQPRTNFDWLSCDVNEVDRYIEDPFCGFIPTARLFYDLLDGLQIVGNWRKNTNIRKHFPLLFMSGHDDPVGKFGKSVWQATEHYRKAGLEDITVLLFEDMRHEILNEINRDEVWKTILNWIMESYN; translated from the coding sequence ATGAAACAATCACTTTGGATTCAGAACGAAGAAGGCATGGGACTTCATGCTGTCTCCTGGATTCCTGATGGACAAGACATCAAGGCCATTGTACAAATCTCCCATGGTTTGGCAGAGCATATCGAACGGTATGAGCCTTTTGCTCAATTTCTTAATGATCACGGATTCCTCGTGTTCGGCCACGACCATCGCGGTCACGGAAAGACAGGACGCAAGCAGAACAAGCCTGGATACTTTGCTCCTGAACAAGGCTTTAACAAATTGGCGGAAGATCTCGTTCACGTAAGTCTTTGCATCAAAGATGAGCATCGTGGCATTCCAATCATTTTGCTTGGCCACAGCATGGGTTCCTTCATAGTAAAAAAAGCCTTGCAGGAAAACAGCCATTTGTACTCCGGTGCAATTATTTGTGGTACAGGAAATGAAAATAGGCTGACGACAACGTTGGGCAAAGCACTTGCTGCGGGACTTCCACCAGAAAAGTCCTCGCCGCTCCTGAACAAGCTTGTTTTCGGAAGTTACAATAAAAAAATCATCCAACCGCGGACGAATTTTGACTGGCTTTCATGTGATGTGAACGAGGTTGACCGGTATATTGAAGATCCGTTTTGCGGATTTATCCCGACGGCCAGACTATTTTACGATTTGCTGGACGGCCTGCAAATCGTTGGTAACTGGAGAAAAAATACTAACATCCGAAAACATTTCCCACTGTTATTCATGAGCGGCCATGATGACCCAGTCGGCAAATTTGGAAAAAGTGTATGGCAGGCAACAGAGCATTATCGCAAGGCAGGACTGGAAGACATAACAGTTCTTTTATTTGAAGACATGCGCCATGAAATCCTGAATGAAATCAATCGAGATGAAGTCTGGAAAACAATCTTGAATTGGATTATGGAATCATATAATTAG
- a CDS encoding DUF1653 domain-containing protein yields MTFYKHYKGGIYEYLFTATHSETEEQLVIYKNHEQRIFARPYDMFFENVIVEGKEIPRFAKMD; encoded by the coding sequence ATGACTTTTTACAAGCACTACAAGGGTGGAATATATGAGTATTTGTTCACTGCGACACATAGTGAGACAGAGGAGCAGCTCGTTATTTACAAAAATCATGAACAGCGCATCTTTGCACGGCCGTATGATATGTTTTTTGAAAATGTAATCGTAGAAGGAAAAGAAATCCCTCGGTTTGCCAAGATGGACTAG